A window of the Candidatus Berkelbacteria bacterium genome harbors these coding sequences:
- the ftsE gene encoding cell division ATP-binding protein FtsE translates to MIELQHIAKTYVRTSGSRTRAIAVDDINIEIAKGEFVSIVGPSGAGKSTLIRLLIAEEKPDHGKILIAERDITLLQPRELPYYRRKVGVVFQDFKLLPAKTVWENIAFALEVSDISTAEIRERVPKILTLVGLADKGENYPHELSGGEKQRVAIARAMIHSPRILIADEPTGNLDPATTGEIIELLERINRSGTTVLLATHNKEVVNNLKRRVIAMEHGRIVSDEKIGRYVLPGHQGKEING, encoded by the coding sequence TTGATTGAGTTGCAACACATCGCAAAAACTTATGTTCGGACATCCGGTTCTCGAACTCGCGCAATCGCGGTTGATGACATCAACATAGAGATCGCCAAGGGCGAATTTGTAAGCATCGTTGGCCCGTCTGGCGCCGGTAAGAGCACCCTGATCCGGCTTTTGATTGCCGAGGAGAAACCCGACCATGGCAAAATTTTAATTGCCGAGCGCGATATCACACTCTTGCAACCACGTGAATTGCCTTATTATCGACGCAAAGTGGGTGTTGTTTTTCAAGATTTTAAACTTTTGCCCGCAAAAACTGTTTGGGAAAACATTGCCTTTGCGCTCGAAGTATCTGATATTTCAACGGCTGAAATTCGAGAGCGAGTGCCAAAAATTTTGACCCTAGTCGGATTGGCTGATAAGGGTGAAAACTACCCGCATGAACTTTCCGGTGGCGAAAAACAGCGTGTTGCCATTGCTCGGGCTATGATTCATTCGCCGCGAATTCTGATTGCCGATGAGCCGACCGGCAATCTTGATCCGGCTACAACCGGCGAGATTATCGAGCTTCTTGAACGCATCAATCGGAGCGGAACCACTGTTCTTTTGGCCACTCATAACAAAGAAGTTGTTAATAACTTAAAACGACGAGTTATTGCTATGGAACACGGTCGAATAGTTTCAGACGAAAAGATCGGTCGGTATGTTTTGCCCGGTCACCAGGGTAAGGAGATAAACGGATGA
- a CDS encoding zinc ABC transporter substrate-binding protein: MKYWYGLLLLVIAIGGIVAWWLKKPEAEDARFRVVTTFHPLTLLTKPIVGNLARVDQIIPSGQEVHNYQPTPANLAELKAADLLIINGANLETEWLESLLESVERSDLPILELESVLSQSIQLLEGEEEGVVGTDPHLWVSPKNATLIATAILEALSDNDPNHAINYQENADQLLAQLKSLDQEITQAVAQFSQKKFIAFHSAFQYFARDYGLEQVAVIEATPGETPTPGTIAEIRSIVESNQLKGLFTEPQFSPALVEQLAQDLGIKIAELDPLETGNENESYVEGMRRNLASLKSILH; the protein is encoded by the coding sequence ATGAAATACTGGTACGGGCTATTGTTATTGGTGATAGCCATCGGTGGCATTGTCGCTTGGTGGCTCAAGAAACCTGAAGCAGAGGATGCGCGTTTTCGTGTTGTAACCACGTTTCATCCTCTGACACTGCTTACAAAACCAATCGTAGGTAATCTTGCGCGCGTTGATCAAATTATTCCTTCCGGCCAAGAAGTGCACAATTATCAGCCGACACCAGCCAATCTTGCCGAGCTCAAGGCGGCCGATCTTCTGATTATCAATGGCGCTAACCTAGAAACAGAATGGCTGGAATCGCTTTTGGAATCAGTTGAGCGATCAGATTTACCAATTCTTGAACTTGAGAGTGTGCTTTCTCAATCGATTCAACTCCTTGAGGGCGAGGAAGAGGGCGTGGTTGGAACCGATCCTCATCTTTGGGTTTCACCCAAAAATGCCACTCTAATAGCGACCGCTATTCTCGAGGCGCTCTCTGACAACGATCCAAATCATGCCATCAATTACCAAGAAAATGCCGATCAACTTCTAGCACAACTTAAATCCCTCGATCAGGAAATTACCCAAGCTGTTGCTCAATTTTCACAGAAGAAATTTATTGCTTTTCACAGCGCCTTTCAATACTTTGCGCGTGATTATGGGCTTGAACAGGTAGCGGTTATCGAAGCGACGCCGGGCGAAACCCCGACTCCCGGGACCATCGCCGAGATTCGTTCAATTGTTGAGTCGAATCAGCTCAAAGGACTCTTTACCGAACCCCAATTTTCGCCGGCGCTTGTTGAGCAATTGGCGCAGGATCTAGGTATTAAAATCGCTGAACTCGATCCGCTCGAGACAGGGAATGAAAATGAAAGCTATGTTGAAGGCATGAGGCGCAATCTCGCTTCTCTTAAATCAATTCTTCACTAG
- a CDS encoding deoxyribonuclease IV: protein MKIGGHVSVAGGVDLAIQRALSIGANCFQIFVTSPRQWRQTVITDQQVRQFKLGIVEHNLAPVFIHGMYLVNLATDNQELLEKSVDALVHALTVADQIGSQGVIFHIGSRKGRDADEAIQQVIKAVDEVLHRAQGKSQLIIENTAGQGGVIGSNFEELALIVKGVNSQRVKVCLDTCHLFAAGYDVRSPETLRKLLKDFDIAVSLERLAVMHANDSKFELGRHRDRHENIGEGEIGLAGFKAMLENPILCKLPWLLEVPGFDNTGPDKKNISILKNLVVR from the coding sequence TTGAAGATTGGCGGGCACGTCTCGGTCGCTGGTGGGGTCGATTTAGCCATTCAACGCGCTCTTTCAATTGGCGCTAATTGTTTTCAAATTTTTGTCACCTCGCCGCGCCAGTGGCGCCAAACCGTGATTACCGATCAGCAAGTAAGGCAATTTAAGCTGGGCATTGTCGAACATAATCTCGCGCCGGTTTTTATTCATGGAATGTACCTGGTGAATTTGGCAACAGACAACCAGGAGCTTCTAGAAAAATCAGTCGATGCCTTGGTACATGCCTTAACTGTCGCTGACCAAATCGGCTCTCAAGGTGTAATTTTTCATATTGGTTCGCGCAAGGGAAGAGACGCTGATGAGGCTATCCAACAGGTTATTAAGGCAGTCGATGAAGTTCTTCATCGCGCACAAGGCAAAAGCCAGTTAATTATTGAGAACACCGCTGGCCAAGGTGGCGTAATCGGGTCGAATTTTGAAGAACTTGCGCTGATAGTAAAAGGTGTTAACTCCCAGCGAGTCAAGGTCTGTCTTGATACTTGTCATCTTTTTGCCGCTGGTTACGACGTTCGATCCCCAGAGACGCTTCGCAAGTTATTGAAGGATTTTGATATAGCTGTGAGTCTTGAGCGTTTGGCAGTGATGCACGCCAATGATTCAAAATTTGAACTGGGACGCCACCGCGATCGTCACGAAAACATTGGTGAAGGCGAGATCGGTCTGGCGGGCTTTAAGGCAATGTTGGAAAACCCGATACTTTGTAAGCTTCCTTGGCTTCTCGAAGTTCCTGGTTTTGATAATACTGGCCCAGATAAAAAAAATATCTCAATTCTCAAAAATTTAGTGGTTAGATAA
- a CDS encoding NYN domain-containing protein, which translates to MKSTHLYIDGQNLFARIRSILRRRGLLNDLTHYDFWGLFNHLFKNENVDLATFYFAKLHSSRHTQEKSQELIEREAQLRKHLEQQGFRYITGGSVRSRVRNDGITFEEKGVDVRIAVDILQDIYEDKVGKIILASSDSDLQPVVYAAKAKHIPVVYLGFQVRPNRGLILTTDHTLLVTNDDIAHFIIYTNNQME; encoded by the coding sequence ATGAAATCTACTCACCTCTACATTGACGGGCAAAATTTATTCGCCCGAATTAGGAGTATCTTGCGGCGGCGAGGCTTATTAAACGATCTTACTCACTATGATTTTTGGGGACTTTTTAATCATCTATTCAAGAATGAAAATGTTGATCTAGCAACCTTCTATTTTGCCAAACTGCACTCAAGCCGACACACTCAAGAAAAGTCCCAGGAATTAATTGAACGCGAAGCGCAACTGCGCAAACACCTGGAACAGCAAGGTTTTCGCTATATTACTGGTGGAAGCGTGCGGAGTCGAGTTCGTAACGACGGCATAACATTTGAAGAAAAAGGGGTCGATGTTCGTATTGCCGTCGACATCTTGCAAGATATTTACGAAGACAAGGTTGGGAAAATCATTCTCGCAAGCTCTGATTCTGATCTTCAGCCGGTGGTTTATGCTGCTAAAGCCAAACACATTCCAGTTGTTTATCTCGGTTTTCAGGTTCGGCCGAATCGTGGTCTTATATTGACCACGGATCATACTCTTCTCGTGACAAACGATGACATCGCGCATTTTATTATATATACAAATAATCAAATGGAGTAA
- a CDS encoding HD domain-containing protein, whose translation MGNETKIPTLARDVELLYEIGTLRHLDRVWKQFLGPETANCAEHLFRVAWIAFTIAKLEGAGDHEKILKLALLHDVAESRTGDVHYLSRQYTKRDDALATQDTFDGTIHEAEMLALAQEYESRQSIEAKIVKDADNIDVELELSELRKRGHSMGEIWIESRKKNVYPTLFTKTAQALWDQIVTADPHAWHLTSNRNRYVAGDWRKDSSS comes from the coding sequence ATGGGGAATGAAACTAAAATCCCAACACTTGCGCGTGATGTTGAGTTGCTTTATGAAATTGGAACACTTCGTCACCTAGATCGGGTGTGGAAGCAGTTTCTTGGCCCCGAGACGGCGAATTGCGCCGAGCATCTCTTTCGGGTCGCGTGGATTGCGTTTACGATTGCCAAATTAGAAGGCGCCGGCGATCACGAAAAAATTTTAAAGCTGGCGCTTTTGCATGATGTGGCTGAAAGCCGCACGGGGGATGTGCATTATCTTTCTCGTCAGTACACCAAGCGAGATGACGCGCTGGCAACGCAAGATACTTTTGATGGCACAATTCATGAAGCGGAGATGTTGGCGCTTGCTCAAGAATATGAATCGAGGCAAAGTATTGAGGCAAAGATTGTTAAAGACGCCGATAATATCGATGTTGAGCTTGAGTTAAGTGAGCTTCGCAAGAGGGGGCACTCGATGGGTGAAATCTGGATTGAAAGCCGAAAGAAAAATGTTTATCCGACTCTATTTACGAAAACAGCTCAAGCTTTATGGGATCAAATTGTCACGGCTGATCCTCACGCTTGGCATTTAACATCAAATCGCAACCGCTATGTTGCTGGCGATTGGCGAAAAGATAGTTCGAGCTAA
- the secA gene encoding preprotein translocase subunit SecA, with the protein MTSLLKKLFGDPNAQELKKIQPLIDTINALELKLEKFSGQELKEQFKKHFFDVRTMSNLETQKSFLNERLPEVFAYVREVSKRTLGLRHFDVQLAGGIVLHQGKIAEMRTGEGKTLVATLPLVLNALAGRGAHLVTPNDYLAKVGAHSNGPLYTFLDLSVGVIGQQEQSWRYSPEATENRKQKTENDLKSDIPNSNSDWPNLVPCTRGEAYACDITYGTNNEFGFDYLRDNMAVQPDRLTQRELIFAIVDEVDSILIDEARTPLIISAAAEESADLYAKFAQIIPKLAINTDYLVNEKERYVTMTDSGIHKVESALGVKNLYADTTVHLVHHLEEALKAQALFQRDRDYVVKNGEVIIVDEFTGRLMPGRRYSEGLHQAIEAKEKVKVRQESKTMATITFQNLFRMYGKLAGMTGTAATEAEEFAKIYNLDVVEIPTHRPMIRLDHDDVIYKTESAKFTAIVEEIKRHAQKQQPVLVGTISIEKSERLSKLLKRAGIKHDVLNAKQHEREAKIVEHAGEPGRVTVATNMAGRGVDILLGGKKPGLGASKQDITAWEACHQEVLSAGGLAVIGTERHEARRIDNQLRGRSGRQGDPGESQFYVSLDDDLMRIFAGDRLKSMMNRLGLPDNEPIRHKLITSSIEQAQRRVEGHNFDIRKHLVEYDDVINQQREVIYRKRRRILLMNVETDRRLHEEVLELLHPDEIEDFKQKIISVDEAQFYSLERLIYLRTIDALWVDHLSTMQHLREGIGLKGYAQRDPLVEYKDAAFGLFTKLKDEIENQVVEMLMKLEVRTAESSQSQATPRVTMKLEHRDATSLSTRPTSPTAPPKNKVAIIVRGPGASVSTVVPKPINTPNPYGKVGRNNPCPCGSGKKFKKCHGA; encoded by the coding sequence ATGACAAGTCTACTGAAAAAACTTTTTGGCGATCCAAACGCTCAAGAGCTTAAAAAAATCCAGCCACTCATTGATACGATCAACGCACTCGAGTTGAAACTTGAAAAATTTTCCGGCCAGGAACTTAAGGAGCAGTTTAAAAAACATTTTTTTGACGTTCGTACAATGAGTAATCTGGAAACCCAGAAGAGCTTTCTTAATGAAAGACTACCCGAGGTATTTGCGTACGTTCGTGAAGTGAGTAAACGTACCTTGGGTCTGCGACATTTTGACGTTCAGTTGGCAGGTGGAATCGTTCTTCATCAAGGCAAAATCGCTGAAATGAGAACGGGTGAGGGTAAGACTTTAGTGGCAACTTTGCCGCTCGTTTTGAATGCCCTTGCCGGTCGGGGCGCTCACCTAGTAACGCCGAATGATTATTTGGCAAAAGTTGGCGCTCACTCAAACGGCCCGCTCTACACTTTTCTGGATTTATCGGTTGGCGTGATTGGCCAACAGGAGCAGAGCTGGCGCTACTCGCCGGAAGCAACAGAAAACAGAAAACAGAAAACAGAAAATGATCTGAAATCAGATATTCCAAATTCAAATTCTGATTGGCCAAATCTAGTGCCTTGCACTCGCGGTGAAGCCTATGCTTGCGATATTACATACGGCACGAACAATGAATTTGGTTTTGACTATCTGCGTGACAATATGGCTGTCCAACCCGATCGCCTGACGCAAAGAGAGTTAATTTTTGCCATCGTCGATGAAGTTGATTCTATCTTAATTGATGAAGCTCGCACTCCACTCATCATCTCCGCCGCGGCCGAGGAATCTGCGGATTTATATGCTAAATTTGCCCAAATTATCCCAAAGCTCGCGATCAATACAGACTATCTTGTCAACGAAAAGGAGCGTTATGTAACGATGACTGATAGCGGCATTCACAAAGTCGAATCAGCGCTAGGCGTTAAAAATTTATACGCTGACACAACCGTCCACTTGGTTCACCACCTCGAAGAAGCGCTCAAAGCGCAGGCTCTTTTTCAGCGCGATCGCGACTATGTAGTTAAAAATGGCGAGGTGATTATCGTTGACGAATTTACGGGTCGACTGATGCCGGGTCGGCGCTACTCCGAAGGTTTACATCAGGCAATTGAAGCGAAAGAAAAAGTTAAGGTGCGCCAGGAATCCAAAACCATGGCCACAATCACATTTCAGAATCTTTTTCGCATGTACGGTAAACTTGCTGGCATGACCGGTACAGCCGCGACTGAAGCCGAAGAGTTTGCAAAAATCTATAATCTGGATGTCGTCGAGATTCCAACCCATCGGCCCATGATTCGCCTTGACCACGATGATGTAATTTATAAAACCGAGAGCGCCAAATTTACAGCTATTGTCGAAGAAATCAAACGTCACGCTCAAAAGCAACAGCCGGTGTTGGTAGGGACAATCTCAATTGAAAAGTCTGAACGTCTTTCGAAACTTTTGAAGCGCGCGGGCATTAAGCACGACGTGTTAAATGCTAAACAACACGAACGCGAGGCAAAAATTGTTGAGCACGCAGGCGAACCAGGGCGTGTAACTGTGGCGACTAATATGGCAGGGCGCGGCGTTGATATTTTGCTGGGCGGCAAAAAACCTGGCCTGGGCGCATCTAAACAAGATATAACTGCCTGGGAAGCGTGTCACCAAGAGGTCCTATCAGCGGGCGGTCTAGCCGTGATTGGCACTGAACGTCACGAAGCTCGCCGCATTGATAATCAACTCCGTGGTCGTTCTGGCCGCCAAGGTGATCCAGGGGAGTCGCAATTTTACGTTTCTCTTGACGATGATTTAATGAGGATCTTCGCCGGCGATCGCCTCAAGAGCATGATGAATCGACTCGGCCTTCCTGATAATGAACCGATTCGACATAAGCTTATAACGAGTTCCATCGAGCAGGCCCAGCGGCGGGTTGAGGGGCATAATTTTGACATTCGCAAACATTTGGTTGAGTACGACGATGTAATCAATCAGCAACGTGAAGTTATTTATCGCAAGCGACGCAGAATTCTCCTAATGAATGTGGAAACTGATCGTCGGCTTCATGAGGAAGTGCTCGAACTTTTACACCCCGATGAGATCGAGGATTTTAAGCAAAAAATAATTTCAGTTGACGAAGCGCAATTTTATTCTTTGGAACGACTAATTTATTTGCGCACAATTGACGCTTTGTGGGTCGACCATCTTTCGACTATGCAACACTTGCGTGAAGGCATCGGTCTTAAAGGCTATGCTCAACGCGATCCGCTTGTCGAGTACAAAGATGCGGCTTTTGGCCTCTTCACAAAATTAAAAGACGAGATAGAAAATCAGGTTGTAGAGATGTTGATGAAGCTCGAAGTGAGAACAGCAGAGAGTTCGCAGTCTCAAGCAACTCCTCGTGTCACAATGAAATTAGAACACAGGGATGCCACTTCGTTGTCAACTAGACCGACATCGCCCACAGCGCCACCAAAAAACAAAGTTGCCATTATTGTTCGCGGACCGGGCGCTAGTGTTTCGACTGTCGTACCTAAACCTATTAACACACCCAACCCCTATGGCAAGGTTGGTCGCAACAACCCTTGCCCATGTGGATCGGGCAAAAAATTCAAAAAATGCCACGGGGCTTAA
- a CDS encoding HPF/RaiA family ribosome-associated protein, whose amino-acid sequence MQVTFKLLDKEHKLNRSLQDSAVKLFEKLDRYVPEPTQLDLRAEHIHSTRKGKTHYVHVAVAVTKEPRTFHAEALAEDFRTAFDRLYKKTERYLRKRHDKLIKKSRNAERKIRIRDWLSSTLSTPRRLLGRFRRRRE is encoded by the coding sequence ATGCAAGTAACTTTCAAGCTTCTCGATAAAGAGCATAAGCTTAATCGATCGCTCCAAGATTCGGCAGTTAAACTTTTTGAAAAACTTGATCGATATGTTCCCGAACCCACGCAACTTGATCTTCGTGCCGAACATATTCACAGCACTCGAAAAGGTAAAACGCACTATGTGCATGTTGCCGTGGCGGTCACCAAGGAGCCAAGGACATTCCACGCTGAAGCATTAGCGGAAGATTTTCGCACCGCCTTTGATCGACTTTACAAGAAAACCGAGAGATATCTTCGCAAGCGTCATGATAAATTAATTAAGAAAAGTCGGAATGCGGAGCGTAAAATTAGAATACGTGATTGGCTCTCAAGCACACTTTCGACTCCTCGCAGACTCCTCGGTCGTTTTCGAAGGCGTAGAGAATGA
- the serS gene encoding serine--tRNA ligase — protein sequence MLDIEFIRTNSEKVKTAIAQKELALDLDALLRIDESRRKLITARDRLLGERNRLLPEQAKEHGPMLKRELQALAPKIAQIEERFRELMLLVPQIPSPEAPVGDESMNRVVRVEGEPPKLGFEPKDHLTIGRELDLIDTERGAKVGGFRGYYLKNEAVLLHQGLMLLALRLMREHDFTLMVPPTIVREFALVGSGHFPSGRSEIYQVGNITRLEDVNAKERRFLAGTAEPALLSYFAGETFKEQDLPKKVCGVSQCYRSEAGSHGKDTKGLYRLHEFLKVEQVILCGADEAEQEKLFNEMLALAEKMLKLLELPYRVVDIATVEMGVGKTRMHDIETWMPSRQSYGETHSNSALGDWQARRLGIQYLDAKRQKRYVYTLNNTVIASPRILIALLENHQTGDGSIKIPAALREYLGGIDSLRPKNH from the coding sequence ATGTTAGATATCGAGTTTATTAGGACCAATTCGGAAAAGGTGAAAACAGCGATCGCTCAAAAGGAGCTGGCGCTTGATCTTGATGCGTTGCTTCGCATTGATGAATCGCGTCGCAAATTAATTACTGCGCGCGATCGTTTACTCGGTGAGCGGAACAGATTATTGCCCGAGCAAGCCAAAGAGCATGGCCCGATGCTCAAACGAGAGCTCCAGGCACTAGCTCCAAAAATAGCCCAGATTGAAGAGCGTTTTCGGGAACTAATGTTACTTGTGCCGCAAATCCCTTCACCTGAAGCCCCGGTGGGTGACGAGTCAATGAATCGAGTGGTTCGGGTTGAGGGTGAGCCGCCAAAACTTGGGTTTGAACCAAAAGATCATCTGACCATTGGTCGCGAGCTTGATTTAATCGATACCGAGCGCGGGGCAAAAGTTGGCGGTTTCCGAGGTTATTACTTAAAAAATGAGGCTGTGCTTTTACATCAGGGTCTTATGCTATTGGCGCTAAGGTTGATGCGCGAACACGATTTCACGCTTATGGTGCCGCCGACGATTGTGCGTGAGTTTGCGCTGGTTGGTAGCGGCCACTTTCCTTCAGGCCGGTCAGAAATTTACCAAGTTGGCAACATTACTCGCCTAGAAGATGTCAATGCCAAAGAACGCCGCTTTCTTGCTGGAACAGCCGAGCCAGCTCTTTTATCTTACTTTGCTGGCGAGACGTTTAAGGAGCAAGATTTGCCCAAGAAGGTTTGTGGGGTCTCGCAGTGTTACAGAAGCGAAGCGGGCAGTCACGGCAAAGATACTAAAGGATTATATCGACTGCACGAGTTTTTGAAAGTCGAGCAGGTAATCCTATGTGGAGCCGATGAGGCTGAACAGGAAAAATTGTTTAACGAAATGCTCGCTCTTGCTGAAAAGATGCTTAAGCTTTTGGAACTGCCTTATCGCGTTGTTGATATCGCTACGGTTGAGATGGGCGTCGGCAAGACGCGGATGCATGATATTGAGACTTGGATGCCCTCGCGTCAAAGTTATGGCGAAACGCACTCTAATTCTGCCCTCGGCGACTGGCAGGCGCGCCGGTTGGGTATTCAATACCTCGACGCAAAACGGCAAAAGCGCTACGTTTACACTCTCAACAACACCGTCATCGCTTCGCCGCGAATCCTGATTGCGCTCCTGGAAAATCATCAAACCGGTGATGGCTCGATCAAAATCCCAGCCGCCCTGCGTGAATATCTTGGAGGGATTGATAGTTTAAGACCAAAAAATCATTAG
- the lysS gene encoding lysine--tRNA ligase: protein MKVFWAAERAERVSKRHAPPYVVSDWKTPSGHIHVGALRGVLLHDAVTRVLREREYETRYIYGFDDFDPFDKVPADFDPAYEQYLGMPMRFVPAPDNKNRPSNGVVTFENNFGRYFADEFEMVYRSLGVESETLYSSREYEQGTFNEAIRLVLEHAQLVGQVYNEVVKHRSADRVGKALLPDYPVNIRCEACGKIASTEIIAWDGEQAVYRCGDTAEAWANGCGHQGKRSPFNGGAKLPWKIEWAAKWFVYKSDIEGAGKDHYTKGGSRDVAGAVFERLFAPQLERDYERVPEDLFYEHIYLDGRKMSTSKGVGVSATTFTAQAPAEILRLLMIRPRPRTGIEFRTDADQLPDLYDEYDRLLQIFHKNRTSSEGAVYKAVRLEPSKEAPKYVVRFRVLANLIQQPAFAIKAYAEDEKNSPLTQSENAELNARVTAAQRWLAQFKGRKLFNFQLTLPKLELSDHQKKFLEDLAQALADTNWVSDQLTEVIRVSANKTSLEVREAFMTLYQVLGGVRSGPRLGAWLEAEKEQKELILARLKQAST from the coding sequence ATGAAGGTATTTTGGGCGGCAGAACGAGCCGAGCGAGTTAGTAAGCGCCACGCGCCTCCCTACGTTGTTTCTGACTGGAAAACACCTTCCGGTCACATCCATGTCGGCGCCTTGAGGGGCGTGCTTCTACACGATGCTGTTACTCGCGTTCTGCGCGAGCGCGAGTATGAGACGCGTTATATTTATGGATTTGATGATTTTGATCCATTCGATAAAGTCCCAGCCGACTTTGACCCGGCTTATGAACAGTATCTCGGAATGCCAATGCGCTTTGTGCCAGCGCCCGATAATAAAAATCGTCCATCAAATGGTGTTGTAACTTTCGAAAATAATTTTGGACGGTATTTTGCCGATGAATTTGAGATGGTTTACCGCTCATTGGGCGTTGAGTCGGAAACCCTTTACAGTTCTCGTGAATATGAACAGGGCACGTTTAACGAAGCGATTCGTCTTGTGCTTGAGCACGCTCAACTCGTTGGACAGGTTTATAATGAGGTAGTCAAGCATCGAAGCGCTGATCGTGTTGGGAAGGCGCTCTTGCCCGATTACCCGGTGAATATTCGTTGTGAGGCCTGCGGAAAAATTGCGAGCACCGAGATCATCGCGTGGGATGGAGAGCAAGCTGTATATCGGTGTGGCGACACTGCCGAAGCGTGGGCTAACGGTTGTGGTCACCAGGGCAAGAGGTCGCCCTTTAATGGCGGCGCCAAACTGCCTTGGAAAATCGAGTGGGCGGCTAAGTGGTTCGTCTACAAAAGCGATATCGAAGGGGCGGGCAAGGATCATTACACCAAAGGCGGATCGCGCGATGTTGCCGGGGCTGTTTTTGAGCGACTTTTCGCACCTCAATTAGAGCGAGACTATGAGCGTGTGCCGGAAGATTTATTTTATGAGCACATTTATTTGGACGGCAGAAAAATGAGTACGTCAAAAGGCGTTGGGGTATCGGCCACTACCTTTACCGCCCAGGCGCCGGCTGAAATTTTGCGCTTGCTTATGATTCGCCCGCGGCCGAGGACTGGCATTGAATTTCGCACCGATGCGGATCAGCTGCCAGATCTCTACGATGAGTATGATCGCTTGCTCCAGATTTTTCATAAGAATCGTACTAGTTCAGAGGGCGCTGTTTACAAAGCGGTACGCTTAGAACCTTCGAAAGAAGCCCCAAAATACGTTGTGCGGTTTCGAGTGTTAGCTAATTTAATCCAACAGCCTGCTTTTGCAATTAAGGCCTATGCTGAAGATGAGAAAAACTCACCTTTAACTCAATCTGAAAACGCTGAACTCAACGCACGCGTCACCGCCGCCCAGCGCTGGCTCGCGCAATTTAAGGGTCGTAAACTTTTTAACTTTCAGTTGACACTGCCTAAACTTGAACTTTCAGACCACCAAAAAAAATTTCTCGAGGATTTAGCTCAAGCTTTGGCGGATACAAATTGGGTTAGCGATCAACTAACAGAAGTAATACGGGTTTCTGCAAACAAGACGTCACTTGAAGTTAGAGAAGCCTTTATGACACTCTATCAAGTATTGGGCGGCGTCCGCTCTGGCCCGCGACTTGGCGCTTGGCTCGAGGCTGAAAAAGAACAGAAAGAGTTGATTCTGGCACGTCTAAAACAAGCATCGACATGA
- the greA gene encoding transcription elongation factor GreA, whose protein sequence is MTVNQVTPEGYEKLKQELQKLKTVDRPVIIKRMAEARELGDLNENADYHDAREQLAFIEGRIAELKVMLKRAEIVEAVSGAGEIRIGSTVRVVDGNGKPATYEIVGSNESDPLNGKISSESPVGSALVGNKAGETVDIKTPAGLITYTIQTVA, encoded by the coding sequence ATGACTGTCAATCAGGTAACGCCGGAAGGTTATGAAAAGCTTAAGCAGGAACTGCAAAAACTGAAAACCGTTGATCGGCCTGTGATCATCAAACGGATGGCAGAGGCGCGTGAACTTGGGGATCTTAATGAGAATGCCGATTATCACGATGCTCGCGAACAGCTCGCTTTTATTGAGGGGCGAATCGCAGAGCTTAAGGTCATGCTAAAACGAGCAGAGATCGTTGAGGCCGTAAGTGGCGCCGGCGAAATTCGGATTGGTAGTACGGTGCGGGTGGTTGATGGCAATGGCAAGCCGGCGACATACGAGATTGTTGGCTCAAATGAAAGCGATCCGCTCAATGGCAAGATTTCTTCTGAATCGCCGGTTGGTTCGGCGCTTGTGGGGAACAAAGCTGGTGAGACAGTTGATATTAAAACGCCGGCAGGCCTAATCACGTACACTATTCAAACAGTTGCTTGA